A window of the Cannabis sativa cultivar Pink pepper isolate KNU-18-1 chromosome X, ASM2916894v1, whole genome shotgun sequence genome harbors these coding sequences:
- the LOC133029051 gene encoding (S)-8-oxocitronellyl enol synthase CYC2-like, producing MVNWWWERATRDAKKRVNNYQNVALVVGVTGIVGNSLAEILPLSDTPGGPWKVYGVARRPQPTWNADHPIHYIQCDVTDPNQTRDKLSKLSDITHIFYVTWTNKPTELENCDSNGRMLKNVLEAVIPHAPNLQHVCLQTGLKHYIGSFEFLGKVRPHETPFHEDLPRLVTPNFYYTQEDILMAEVEKKEGLTWSVHRPGLIFGFSPYSLMNVISGLCAYAAMCKHEDKPLKFLGTRAAWDSSWDASDADLIAEHQIWAAVDPNAKNQAFNCSNGDIIKWKHMWKVLAEQFDVEYEEFEDDDGDGDSRLRLVEEMKDKSEVWDEIVRQNGLVPTKFEDVGCWWFVVAHFGYSDTEKIESMNKSKEHGFVGFRNSKTSFIYWIDKLKANKIVP from the exons ATGGTGAATTGGTGGTGGGAACGAGCAACAAGAGATGCAAAG AAAAGAGTCAATAATTACCAGAACGTGGCTCTTGTGGTGGGCGTAACTGGCATCGTGGGCAATAGCCTCGCCGAGATTCTACCTCTCTCCGACACCCCTGGCGGACCCTGGAAGGTCTACGGCGTGGCTCGTCGGCCCCAACCCACTTGGAACGCTGACCACCCAATTCACTACATTCAGTGTGATGTTACTGACCCGAACCAGACGCGAGACAAGCTGTCTAAACTCTCTGATATCACCCACATCTTCTACGTCACATGGACCAACAAACCCACCGAGCTCGAGAATTGTGATTCCAATGGCCGAATGCTAAAGAATGTCCTCGAAGCAGTTATCCCTCATGCGCCAAATCTCCAACACGTGTGTTTGCAGACCGGGCTGAAACACTACATCGGCTCCTTTGAGTTTCTTGGCAAGGTTCGACCCCACGAGACTCCGTTCCATGAAGACTTGCCGAGACTCGTCACGCCCAACTTTTATTATACTCAGGAAGATATTTTAATGGCGGAAGTAGAGAAGAAGGAAGGGTTGACTTGGTCTGTCCACAGGCCTGGACTCATATTCGGATTCTCTCCGTACAGTTTGATGAATGTTATTAGTGGTCTTTGCGCTTATGCAGCCATGTGTAAGCACGAGGATAAGCCACTCAAGTTTTTGGGCACTCGGGCAGCCTGGGATTCTTCATGGGATGCCTCTGACGCTGATTTGATCGCGGAGCATCAGATATGGGCGGCGGTGGATCCCAACGCCAAGAACCAGGCCTTTAATTGCAGCAATGGTGACATTATCAAGTGGAAGCATATGTGGAAGGTGTTGGCTGAGCAATTTGATGTTGAGTATGAGGAATTTGAAGATGATGATGGGGATGGAGATTCGAGGCTAAGATTGGTGGAAGAGATGAAAGATAAGAGTGAAGTTTGGGATGAAATTGTAAGGCAGAATGGTCTGGTGCCTACGAAATTCGAAGATGTTGGGTGTTGGTGGTTTGTTGTTGCTCATTTTGGATATTCAGACACTGAGAAAATTGAGAGTATGAACAAGAGCAAAGAGCATGGTTTTGTGGGGTTTAGAAATTCAAAGACCTCGTTCATTTATTGGATTGATAAGTTGAAAGCTAATAAGATAGTTCCttga
- the LOC115714710 gene encoding uncharacterized protein LOC115714710 — MRSVSVQHIVLTTDSHLIFLFGRMQVLLQVNVGVEFLKNPVLEILQFEKYNDKDLISENQTNAASVDQDPCGDLLKWLLPLDNTLPPPARPLSPPISSNTGFGSTAQKSNLTSSSGSQLFSFGNFRSYSMSSLPQNSTPPPASVKSSGSKPSFNPEDWDQYSSQKLRKSQKTDAEELLSFRGVSLERERFSVRCGLEGIYMPGRRWTRKLEIIQPVEIHSFVADCNTDDLLCVQIKNVTPAHAPDIVVYIDAITIVFEEASKGGQPLSLPITCIEAGTDHSLPNLALRRGEEHSFILKPATSLWRSIKANGEKSTQSSQLPTGITSSLHLSQTVEGKRKVFTADQYAIMVSCRCNYSESRMFFKQPTSWRPRISRDLMITVASEMSGQHRPNGGSYQLPVQVLTLQASNLTSEDLTLTVLAPASFTSPPSVVSLNSSPTSPRSPFISFPENTSSNGDKRFSTVQRLSSAPASSGNQKLDDHSGARSASFNELASPRSDIIPSSSVGCTHLWLQSRVPLGCVPSHSTATIKLELLPLTDGIITLDTLQIDVKEKGNLFLLMSCSAFFTAPPLKHQLHYCCNARTFHKLLI; from the exons ATGCGTAGTGTTTCTGTTCAGCATATTGTTCTGACAACTGATTCTCATTTGATTTTCTTGTTTGGAAGGATGCAGGTGCTTTTACAGGTTAATGTTGgtgttgaatttttgaaaaatcctGTCCTTGAAATTCTTCAATTTGAGAAATATAATGACAAAGATTTGATTTCTGAGAACCAGACGAATGCAGCATCTGTGGACCAGGACCCATGTGGAGACCTGTTAAAATGGTTACTTCCTTTAGATAACACTCTTCCACCACCAGCTCGTCCACTTTCTCCTCCCATAAGTTCCAATACAGGATTTGGAAGTACAGCTCAAAAATCCAATCTCACTTCTTCGTCCGGTTCACAACTTTTCTCTTTTGGCAACTTTAGAAGCTACTCCATGTCATCCCTGCCCCAAAATAGTACCCCACCTCCTGCATCTGTCAAATCTTCTGGTTCTAAACCAAGCTTTAATCCTGAAGATTGGGATCAGTATTCATCTCAAAAGCTTCGGAAGAGTCAAAAGACTGATGCTGAAGAGCTTTTATCTTTCCGTGGTGTGTCATTGGAGCGAGAAAGATTTTCTGTTCGCTGTGGACTGGAAGGCATCTATATGCCAGGAAGAAGATGGACCAGGAAACTAGAAATTATACAACCTGTAGAAATTCATTCTTTTGTTGCTGACTGCAATACTGATGACTTGCTCTGTGTCCAAATAAAG AATGTTACTCCAGCACATGCACCAGATATTGTGGTTTATATAGATGCTATTACAATTGTTTTTGAAGAGGCTTCAAAAGGTGGACAACCACTATCACTTCCAATTACGTGTATTGAAGCAGGAACTGATCACAGCTTGCCAAATCTAGCCCTCAG GAGGGGTGAAGAGCATTCTTTTATCCTCAAACCCGCGACATCTTTGTGGAGAAGCATTAAGGCAAATGGTGAAAAAAGTACTCAATCATCACAGTTACCTACTGGAATTACATCAAGTTTACATCTTTCTCAGACTGTTGAAGGAAAGAGAAAGGTTTTTACTGCAGATCAATATGCTATTATGGTCTCATGTCGGTGCAACTATTCTG AATCAAGAATGTTTTTCAAGCAGCCCACAAGTTGGCGACCACGTATCTCCAGGGATCTTATGATCACTGTTGCATCTGAAATGTCTGGTCAACACCGGCCTAACGGAGGATCTTATCAGCTTCCTGTTCaa GTGTTAACGCTTCAGGCTTCAAACTTGACATCAGAAGATCTAACTTTGACAGTTCTTGCCCCAGCTTCATTTACTTCACCACCCTCAGTGGTCTCATTGAATTCTTCACCCACTTCACCTAGAAGTCCCTTTATCAGTTTTCCTGAGAATACAAGTTCAAATGGGGATAAACGTTTCTCTACAGTGCAGAGGTTGAGCTCAGCACCCGCTTCATCTGGAAATCAGAAACTGGATGATCATAGTGGAGCTCGATCTGCTTCATTCAATGAGTTGGCTTCTCCCAGATCCGACATCATTCCTAGTAGCAGTGTAGGTTGTACACACCTGTGGTTACAAAGTAGAGTACCGTTGGG ATGCGTACCCTCTCATTCTACTGCAACCATCAAGCTTGAGCTTCTTCCGCTGACCGATGGCATCATTACTCTGGACACCTTACAGATTGATGTCAAGGAAAAAGGTAATCTCTTTCTGCTTATGTCTTGCTCTGCTTTTTTTACAGCCCCACCATTGAAACACCAACTCCATTATTgctgtaacgcccgtacttttcataaattactaatttag